One window of Cryobacterium arcticum genomic DNA carries:
- a CDS encoding FAD/NAD(P)-binding protein, whose amino-acid sequence MSSAQTAPDSAETPLSIAVIGAGPRGAGVLERLAANLGTEWPTDRSLLLHFIDPFPAGPGRIWRFDQSPLLKLNSMAADVTMYTDETSVIDGPVRPGPSLIDWVDQVRAGTIELAPVDAALAAEIAVLTGSSFPTRRLQSLYLDWFFRTAVDDLADSVTVQVHPARAARVDDLPGGDQLVLLDDGSSIVAHLVLFSLGHNGSQPAPEHSALAGFADRNELVYLPPTFTADANLSAITPGEKVIVRGFGLAAVDLTVLLTEGRGGRFDRDDTGRLVYLPSGSEPRLFLGSRRGVPYRSKISSTLVGDRPVPRFFTTAAAARLENESESLDFTAQVWPLIAQESLWGYYRELFTGHPERVSLPWAEFADRFAAIDPRALPIAAGSHVSADARRSSHPLVDFGADAPDIELDITRFRALVAEAVPDPVDRLFLPEFDRPLHGLRFGSAEELQQALRQHIRADLDVRTLPEHSATLGLFVALLTSLFTLSDIIDSPKWSARSRVRDIHGWWLGYFSFIASGPPGHRLEELIALSEAGVVEFLGGDLWVTADETTGLFRAGSANVDRVVTAAALVDARLPDTSVSRSDNELLRALIASGGGLEHVVADGDYVGSTGRLLVRQQDTRVVDAGGGLHERRFAIGPYTNSPFVGAFSRPRTNAISFRENDKVARALLRALAALNAPARVDA is encoded by the coding sequence ATGAGCAGCGCGCAGACCGCCCCAGATTCCGCCGAAACACCCCTGTCAATCGCCGTGATCGGCGCCGGGCCCCGCGGTGCCGGCGTGCTCGAACGCCTGGCTGCCAATCTCGGCACCGAATGGCCCACCGACCGGTCACTCCTTCTCCATTTCATCGACCCGTTCCCCGCCGGCCCCGGAAGGATCTGGCGGTTCGACCAGTCACCGCTGCTCAAGCTCAACTCGATGGCTGCCGACGTGACCATGTACACCGACGAGACCTCGGTGATCGACGGCCCAGTGCGGCCGGGCCCATCGCTGATCGACTGGGTCGACCAGGTGCGTGCCGGCACCATCGAGCTCGCCCCAGTGGACGCGGCGCTCGCCGCGGAGATCGCTGTGCTGACCGGATCCAGCTTTCCCACCCGTCGGCTTCAGAGCCTCTACCTGGACTGGTTCTTCCGCACCGCCGTCGACGACCTGGCCGACTCCGTGACGGTTCAGGTGCACCCCGCCCGCGCGGCCCGGGTGGACGACCTCCCCGGCGGTGACCAGCTGGTGCTTCTCGACGACGGCAGCTCGATCGTGGCACACCTCGTGCTCTTTTCCCTCGGCCACAACGGCTCCCAGCCCGCACCCGAACACTCGGCGCTGGCCGGCTTCGCCGACCGAAACGAGCTGGTCTACCTGCCGCCGACGTTCACCGCGGATGCCAACCTGTCGGCCATCACGCCCGGTGAGAAGGTGATCGTGCGTGGTTTCGGCCTCGCCGCCGTCGACCTCACCGTGCTGCTGACCGAGGGTCGCGGCGGCCGGTTCGACCGCGACGACACCGGTCGGCTGGTCTACCTGCCCAGCGGCAGCGAGCCGCGCCTGTTCCTCGGCTCCCGCCGCGGGGTGCCGTACCGGTCAAAGATCAGCTCCACCCTGGTGGGCGACCGACCGGTGCCACGGTTCTTCACCACGGCCGCCGCGGCCCGGTTGGAAAACGAGAGCGAGAGCTTGGACTTCACCGCCCAGGTCTGGCCGCTGATCGCCCAGGAAAGCCTGTGGGGGTACTACCGGGAGCTGTTCACCGGCCACCCCGAGCGGGTGAGCCTGCCCTGGGCCGAATTCGCCGACCGGTTCGCCGCGATCGACCCGCGCGCCCTGCCAATCGCGGCCGGCAGCCATGTGTCGGCCGATGCGCGCCGGTCCAGCCATCCGCTGGTCGACTTCGGCGCGGATGCGCCCGATATCGAGCTAGACATCACCCGTTTTCGCGCCCTGGTCGCCGAGGCGGTGCCTGATCCCGTGGACCGGCTGTTTTTGCCCGAGTTCGACCGGCCGCTGCACGGCCTGCGCTTCGGTTCGGCCGAGGAGCTGCAGCAGGCGCTGCGGCAGCACATCCGCGCCGACCTCGACGTGCGCACCCTGCCGGAGCACTCCGCCACCCTGGGCCTGTTCGTGGCGCTGCTGACCAGCCTGTTCACGCTGTCGGACATCATCGACTCGCCCAAGTGGAGCGCCAGGTCCCGGGTGAGGGACATCCACGGCTGGTGGTTGGGCTACTTCAGCTTCATCGCCAGCGGGCCTCCCGGGCACCGGCTGGAGGAGTTGATCGCGCTGTCAGAGGCCGGAGTGGTCGAGTTTCTCGGCGGCGATCTCTGGGTGACGGCCGATGAAACGACCGGGCTCTTCCGCGCCGGAAGCGCCAACGTGGACCGGGTAGTAACCGCCGCGGCACTCGTGGATGCGCGGCTGCCCGACACCAGCGTCTCCCGCAGCGACAACGAGCTGTTGCGCGCCCTGATCGCCTCCGGCGGCGGGCTGGAGCACGTGGTGGCCGACGGCGACTACGTCGGAAGCACCGGCCGGTTGCTGGTGCGCCAGCAAGACACCCGGGTGGTGGATGCCGGCGGCGGCCTGCACGAGCGCCGCTTCGCGATCGGCCCGTACACGAATTCCCCGTTCGTCGGGGCGTTCTCCCGCCCGCGCACCAACGCGATCTCGTTCCGCGAA
- a CDS encoding LLM class flavin-dependent oxidoreductase: MPIEFLGIAALNNGSESQPRSGSSFDLDYTLRLARAHEDNGWDRVLFAYHSGSPDPASVAALVAARLDTLKILLAHRPNVSYPTYAAKVVATLDQISAGRVNLHVITGGSTADQAAEGDHLSKDERYARTGEYIRILKQAWTSTERFSFAGSHYRFEDFVSDIFPAQSPRPQVSFGGSSPAAYGIGAAEADIFALWGEPLADTAEQIQTITDAALASGRTERPRIQVAFRPIIAATEALAWQKAEDILGRIEQRVASTATPAEALALASPENAGSQRLLRIAEQGDRFDKALWTKAGKAAGGRGNSNALVGTPEQVAEALLDYIDLGVDIISARGYDYVDDTIDFGRYVIPLVRAEVAKRDAAAAAATKEAPRDAA; encoded by the coding sequence ATGCCCATCGAATTCCTCGGCATCGCAGCACTCAACAACGGCAGTGAGAGCCAACCGCGCAGCGGTTCCAGTTTCGATCTGGACTACACGCTGCGCCTGGCCCGAGCGCACGAAGACAACGGCTGGGACCGGGTGCTCTTCGCCTATCACTCCGGCTCCCCCGACCCCGCGTCGGTCGCGGCGCTCGTCGCCGCCCGGCTCGACACCCTCAAGATTCTCCTGGCGCACCGTCCCAACGTCTCCTACCCCACCTACGCCGCGAAGGTGGTCGCCACCCTCGACCAGATCAGTGCCGGCCGGGTCAACCTGCACGTCATCACCGGCGGGTCCACCGCCGACCAGGCCGCCGAAGGCGACCACCTCAGCAAGGACGAACGCTACGCCCGCACCGGCGAGTACATCCGCATTCTCAAGCAGGCGTGGACAAGCACCGAAAGATTCAGCTTCGCCGGCAGCCATTACCGGTTCGAGGATTTCGTCAGCGACATCTTCCCCGCGCAGAGTCCCCGCCCGCAGGTCTCCTTCGGCGGTTCCTCCCCCGCCGCCTATGGCATCGGCGCCGCCGAAGCCGACATTTTCGCACTCTGGGGTGAACCGCTGGCCGACACCGCCGAGCAGATTCAGACCATCACGGATGCCGCCCTCGCGTCCGGCCGCACCGAGCGTCCTCGCATCCAGGTGGCGTTCCGTCCCATCATCGCCGCCACCGAGGCCCTCGCCTGGCAGAAGGCCGAGGACATCCTGGGCAGGATCGAACAAAGAGTCGCCTCGACGGCTACCCCCGCCGAGGCCCTGGCCCTGGCTTCGCCGGAGAACGCCGGCTCGCAGCGGCTGCTTCGGATCGCCGAGCAGGGTGACCGGTTCGACAAGGCGCTCTGGACCAAGGCCGGCAAGGCCGCCGGCGGCCGGGGCAACTCCAACGCCCTCGTCGGCACACCCGAGCAGGTCGCCGAAGCGCTGCTGGACTACATCGATCTCGGCGTGGACATCATCTCGGCGCGCGGCTACGACTACGTCGACGACACCATCGACTTCGGCCGCTATGTCATCCCGCTGGTGCGCGCCGAGGTCGCCAAGCGCGACGCGGCTGCCGCTGCCGCTACCAAGGAGGCCCCCCGTGACGCTGCTTGA
- a CDS encoding GNAT family N-acetyltransferase, which produces MTLLDRGDTATTDDTFVYVGANDPLAQPVLTELAREYDERYGSFFGESASVEIHRYPAELFAAPSGAFVVLLRDGVPIAGGAFKRFDERTSELKRIWTSAEHRRQGLARRVVAELEDESRRRGYDRVFLTTGPRQPEAKELYLRTGYTPLFDPSKSPEEVIIHAFAKSLESSPLDVPGITAAHEAALAEHRAADPGFAIPTVSPIESD; this is translated from the coding sequence GTGACGCTGCTTGACCGGGGCGATACCGCCACCACCGACGACACATTCGTCTACGTCGGCGCGAACGATCCTCTCGCCCAGCCCGTGCTCACCGAACTGGCCCGGGAGTACGACGAGCGCTATGGCAGCTTCTTCGGCGAGAGCGCCTCTGTAGAGATCCACCGGTACCCGGCCGAGCTCTTCGCCGCACCATCCGGCGCCTTCGTCGTGCTGCTCAGAGATGGCGTGCCGATCGCCGGCGGTGCGTTCAAACGGTTCGATGAGCGCACCTCAGAGCTCAAGCGGATCTGGACCTCGGCTGAGCACCGCCGCCAGGGCCTGGCCCGGCGGGTGGTCGCCGAACTAGAGGATGAATCCCGCCGCCGCGGCTACGACCGGGTATTTCTCACCACCGGGCCGCGACAGCCCGAGGCCAAGGAGCTCTACCTGCGCACGGGCTACACACCGTTGTTCGATCCGTCCAAAAGCCCGGAGGAGGTCATCATCCACGCGTTCGCGAAGAGCCTGGAGTCCTCTCCGCTCGACGTACCCGGCATCACGGCCGCCCACGAGGCGGCGTTGGCCGAACACCGGGCCGCCGACCCCGGATTCGCGATCCCCACAGTCTCCCCGATCGAAAGCGACTGA
- a CDS encoding amino acid ABC transporter permease codes for MTDTVQQAPPAVVNRGSHRADIDYSALKVVHTRHYVRWIFGALVLFVVLQFLWSLATNDRYGWDIVAKYFFAPAILRGLGLTLALTAVAGSIGFLLGTLLALARLSKSPILNSVSWSFIWFFRSVPLLVQVLIWYNLGYLYPQLGLGIPFTDTYLLGFDTITLISQFAAAVLGLSLHQAAYSAEIIRGGILSVDQGQLEAAAALGLPRHTRVLRIILPQAARSILPNAFNEIIGLLKGTSIVSVIALGELFYVAQVIYNRNQQVIPLLLVAVIWYIVLTTVLSIGQFYVERHFARGAERVLPPTPVQKAKRWVADQWARLDDNDTPTAPTPSVGTGIDAKSESFRL; via the coding sequence ATGACCGACACCGTGCAACAGGCACCTCCCGCCGTGGTCAACCGTGGCAGCCACCGCGCCGACATCGACTACAGCGCCCTCAAGGTCGTGCACACCCGGCACTACGTGCGCTGGATCTTCGGCGCCCTCGTGCTGTTCGTCGTGCTGCAGTTCCTCTGGAGCCTGGCGACGAACGACCGCTACGGCTGGGACATCGTGGCGAAGTACTTCTTCGCACCGGCCATCCTCCGCGGCCTGGGCCTGACCCTGGCGCTGACCGCCGTGGCCGGCTCGATCGGGTTCCTCCTCGGCACCCTGCTGGCCCTGGCTCGACTGTCGAAGTCGCCCATCCTTAACTCGGTCTCTTGGTCGTTCATCTGGTTCTTCAGGTCGGTGCCACTGCTCGTGCAGGTACTCATCTGGTACAACCTGGGCTACCTCTACCCCCAGCTGGGCCTGGGCATCCCGTTCACCGACACCTACCTGCTCGGCTTTGACACCATCACCTTGATCAGCCAATTCGCGGCCGCCGTGCTCGGGCTGTCGCTCCACCAGGCGGCGTACTCCGCTGAGATCATCCGCGGCGGCATCCTCTCCGTCGACCAGGGCCAGCTCGAAGCCGCCGCAGCGCTGGGACTCCCCCGGCACACCAGGGTGCTGCGCATCATCCTGCCCCAGGCGGCCCGGTCGATCCTGCCCAACGCCTTCAACGAGATCATCGGGCTACTCAAGGGCACCTCGATCGTGTCGGTCATCGCGCTGGGCGAGCTGTTCTACGTGGCCCAGGTGATCTACAACCGCAACCAGCAGGTCATCCCGCTGCTGCTCGTTGCCGTGATCTGGTACATCGTGCTCACCACGGTGCTCAGCATCGGCCAGTTCTACGTGGAGCGGCACTTCGCCCGCGGAGCCGAACGGGTGCTGCCGCCCACCCCGGTCCAGAAGGCCAAGCGCTGGGTGGCCGACCAGTGGGCCCGGCTCGACGACAACGACACCCCCACCGCCCCCACACCGTCCGTCGGTACCGGTATCGACGCCAAATCCGAGAGCTTCCGACTATGA
- a CDS encoding amino acid ABC transporter ATP-binding protein → MSASTQTAATGTAATGTTPDASTRGLVEIRGVSKSYSGHEVLHDVNLTVQPGEVVAILGPSGSGKSTLLRTINHLESVDRGWVTVDGQLIGYEQRGERLFELKEKEILKRRTQVGVVFQNFNLFPHLTAAENIAEAPVALKRVSKSDGRELALGLLARVGLGDKADAYPRQLSGGQQQRVAIARALALAPKVLLFDEPTSALDPELVGEVLDVIRDLATLGTTLIIVTHEIGFAREVADRIVFIDGGQVLETGTPAQVFGSPTHPRTKEFLGKVL, encoded by the coding sequence ATGAGCGCATCCACCCAGACCGCAGCCACCGGCACCGCAGCCACCGGCACGACGCCGGATGCCAGCACCCGGGGCCTGGTCGAGATCCGGGGCGTCTCCAAGAGCTACTCCGGCCACGAGGTGCTGCACGACGTGAACCTCACGGTGCAGCCGGGCGAAGTTGTGGCGATCCTGGGCCCATCCGGTTCGGGCAAGTCCACTCTGCTGCGCACCATCAACCACCTCGAGAGCGTCGACCGTGGCTGGGTCACGGTCGACGGGCAGCTCATCGGTTACGAACAACGCGGCGAGCGGCTCTTCGAGTTGAAGGAAAAAGAGATCCTCAAACGCCGCACCCAGGTGGGCGTCGTATTCCAGAACTTCAACCTCTTCCCGCACCTCACGGCCGCGGAGAACATCGCCGAAGCCCCGGTCGCCCTCAAACGGGTCAGCAAGTCCGACGGTCGGGAACTGGCCCTCGGGCTGCTGGCCAGGGTAGGCCTCGGCGACAAGGCCGACGCGTACCCGCGTCAGCTCTCCGGCGGGCAGCAGCAGCGGGTCGCGATCGCCAGGGCGCTGGCCCTGGCCCCCAAGGTGCTCCTGTTCGACGAACCCACCTCGGCGCTCGACCCCGAGCTGGTCGGCGAAGTGCTCGACGTCATCCGTGACCTCGCCACCCTCGGCACGACCCTCATCATCGTTACCCACGAGATCGGATTCGCCCGCGAGGTCGCCGACCGCATCGTCTTCATCGACGGCGGGCAGGTGCTCGAAACCGGTACACCCGCGCAGGTCTTCGGTTCGCCGACCCACCCGCGCACCAAGGAATTCCTGGGCAAGGTCCTCTGA
- a CDS encoding ABC transporter substrate-binding protein translates to MAIKKKTAVLIGGVAAVALIAGGITAAVLSGNSAAEATPADSTSESTAAAGAGDTVEFNLGPDQDRIRLDEVPEAVAAIKASGFEPIETGKLTVVVSPYVAPLGLYADDDTTLIGNETDIAQLIADGLGLELNLQPAAWADWPLGIQSGKYDLITSNVTVTEERKDLYDFASYREDLLGFYVKSDSEIDSIEEAEDVAGLKIIVGSGTNQEKILQAWDAENIAAGLDPVEYQYFDDTAAANLALQSGRADANFGPNATAAYAAAQTGETKLVGTFNGGYPAHANIAAGTLKGNGLIEGVNLVLNAAIDGGEYGEVLARWGLTSEAVTKAEVNPPGLPRE, encoded by the coding sequence ATGGCAATCAAGAAGAAGACAGCTGTCCTGATCGGCGGAGTCGCGGCCGTCGCGCTCATCGCCGGTGGAATCACCGCGGCCGTCCTGAGCGGCAACAGCGCTGCGGAAGCCACCCCCGCCGACAGCACGTCGGAAAGCACCGCGGCGGCCGGCGCCGGCGACACCGTCGAATTCAACCTCGGCCCTGACCAGGACCGCATCCGTCTCGACGAGGTGCCCGAGGCCGTCGCCGCCATCAAGGCCAGCGGGTTCGAGCCCATCGAGACCGGCAAGCTCACCGTCGTGGTGAGCCCCTACGTCGCCCCGCTCGGCCTCTACGCCGACGACGACACCACCCTGATCGGCAACGAGACCGATATCGCCCAGCTCATCGCCGATGGCCTGGGCCTCGAGCTCAACCTGCAGCCGGCCGCGTGGGCCGACTGGCCGCTGGGTATCCAGTCGGGCAAGTATGACCTCATCACCTCGAACGTCACCGTCACCGAGGAGCGCAAGGACCTCTACGACTTTGCCAGCTATCGCGAGGACCTGCTCGGTTTCTACGTGAAGTCGGACTCCGAGATCGACTCCATCGAGGAAGCGGAGGATGTCGCGGGCCTCAAGATCATCGTGGGCTCCGGCACCAACCAGGAGAAGATCTTGCAGGCGTGGGATGCGGAAAACATCGCCGCCGGACTCGACCCTGTGGAGTACCAGTACTTCGACGACACTGCAGCGGCGAACCTGGCGCTGCAGTCCGGACGGGCCGACGCGAACTTCGGACCGAACGCGACCGCCGCATACGCCGCCGCCCAGACCGGTGAGACAAAGCTCGTCGGCACGTTCAATGGCGGTTACCCGGCTCACGCGAACATCGCTGCCGGCACCCTCAAGGGCAACGGCCTGATCGAGGGCGTCAACCTGGTGCTCAACGCCGCGATCGACGGCGGCGAGTACGGCGAGGTCCTGGCCCGGTGGGGTTTGACCAGCGAAGCCGTGACCAAGGCAGAGGTCAACCCGCCCGGCCTGCCGCGCGAATAG
- a CDS encoding flavin reductase family protein — translation MSTQKLAFPDSTTDTEVSPAVEPFGGLSAADFKLAFRNHPAGVAVITADAGDGPVGLTATSVFSVSAEPPLLVFSLSDLSSSAPTINRADTVVVHLLGSDQLRIAQLCATSGIDRFADTTLWDRLDTGEPYFPGAHAWIRGRVINRMSAGSSTVVAVHALDAEITEDAAASAPLVYHNRSWHHLGEHSTITT, via the coding sequence GTGAGCACTCAGAAACTCGCTTTCCCTGACAGCACGACAGACACCGAGGTGAGCCCGGCCGTCGAGCCGTTCGGCGGCCTCAGCGCCGCCGACTTCAAACTCGCATTCCGAAACCACCCCGCCGGCGTTGCGGTCATCACTGCCGACGCCGGCGACGGTCCCGTTGGCCTCACCGCGACCTCGGTCTTCTCGGTGAGCGCGGAACCACCCCTGTTGGTCTTCTCGCTTTCCGACCTGTCATCGAGTGCGCCCACCATCAACCGTGCGGACACCGTCGTGGTGCACCTGCTCGGTTCCGATCAGCTGAGGATCGCCCAGCTCTGCGCCACGAGCGGCATCGATCGCTTCGCTGACACGACGCTCTGGGACCGGCTGGACACGGGCGAACCGTATTTCCCGGGCGCTCACGCGTGGATCCGGGGGCGGGTGATCAACCGGATGTCCGCCGGCAGTTCTACTGTGGTCGCCGTACACGCCCTGGACGCCGAGATCACCGAAGATGCCGCGGCATCCGCCCCGCTCGTCTACCACAATCGCAGCTGGCACCACCTGGGCGAGCACTCAACCATCACCACCTGA
- a CDS encoding carbonic anhydrase has product MKDVPMTVLEEVLSANGAYADTFGAKSELALPPARGFAILTCMDARLDPAKYAGLSEGDAHVIRNAGGRASDDAIRSLVISYKLLGTKEWFVIHHTNCGMEFFTDEVIRGLLANSLETAALGEDGFYEVGSGPGSAEAKNIAWLTIADQALSVLEDVERIKAHPLVPAGIPVYGFIYDVATGRLVEVPAATAAGAVR; this is encoded by the coding sequence GTGAAGGACGTCCCCATGACAGTGCTTGAAGAAGTTCTCTCCGCCAACGGCGCCTACGCCGACACGTTCGGTGCCAAGTCCGAACTTGCACTCCCGCCGGCCCGGGGCTTCGCGATCCTCACTTGCATGGACGCGCGACTCGACCCGGCCAAATATGCCGGGCTGAGCGAAGGCGATGCCCACGTTATTCGCAATGCCGGCGGGCGCGCCTCGGACGACGCTATTCGCTCGTTGGTCATCTCTTACAAGCTGTTGGGCACCAAAGAGTGGTTCGTCATCCACCACACCAACTGCGGCATGGAGTTCTTCACCGACGAGGTGATCCGTGGTCTCCTGGCCAACAGCCTGGAGACCGCAGCGCTGGGCGAAGACGGGTTCTACGAAGTCGGGTCCGGCCCCGGCTCCGCAGAGGCGAAGAACATCGCGTGGTTGACGATCGCCGATCAGGCCTTGAGCGTGCTCGAGGACGTCGAGCGCATCAAGGCACACCCGCTCGTTCCGGCCGGCATCCCGGTGTACGGCTTCATCTACGACGTGGCGACCGGGCGACTCGTCGAGGTCCCGGCGGCCACGGCCGCCGGTGCGGTGCGCTGA
- a CDS encoding rhodanese-like domain-containing protein — MTDITNTTTDTTEPKLVTAAEGADWVRDGAVLIDVRSQPTRERVGGIAGAIVVDRERLPELFGADSPERLAQVHSEEDPIVVVCGSVVGSQPVADWLVEHGHTAVAHVDGGFDAWKAAGQTVTPGTES, encoded by the coding sequence ATGACCGACATCACCAACACCACCACTGACACGACCGAGCCGAAGCTCGTGACCGCCGCGGAGGGAGCCGACTGGGTGCGGGACGGCGCCGTACTCATCGATGTGCGCAGCCAACCCACCCGAGAACGGGTCGGCGGAATCGCAGGCGCGATCGTGGTGGACCGGGAACGCCTGCCGGAGTTGTTCGGGGCGGACTCGCCCGAACGGCTCGCGCAGGTGCACTCCGAGGAAGACCCCATCGTGGTGGTCTGCGGCAGTGTGGTCGGCTCACAGCCCGTCGCTGATTGGCTGGTCGAGCACGGTCACACCGCTGTTGCCCACGTGGACGGCGGCTTCGACGCCTGGAAGGCCGCCGGGCAGACCGTGACGCCGGGAACCGAGTCGTAA
- a CDS encoding NtaA/DmoA family FMN-dependent monooxygenase (This protein belongs to a clade of FMN-dependent monooxygenases, within a broader family of flavin-dependent oxidoreductases, the luciferase-like monooxygenase (LMM) family, some of whose members use coenzyme F420 rather than FMN.), whose product MTLTSATTAPTRTERPIKQVHLAAHFPGVNNTTVWRDSNQASQIAFSSFRHFAQNAERGKFDFLFLAEGLRLREHKGLIHDLDVVGRPNTLAVLAGIAAVTEHIGLVGTLSTTFNEPYELARQLASLDQISLGRAGWNIVTTSDAFHGENFRRGAYLDRGDRYTRAEEFVEVARRLWDAWAPDAITADKATGEFLAADALGHVDHHGPQFDVTGFATLPRSPQGSPVIVQAGDSADGRDFASRTAEVIFSLHSGFEDGQAFYSDVKGRLAAVGRHRDSLKILPAATFILGDTEADARERSRETALLQVSPQTAIAFLEQVWGTDLGGYDPDGPLPDIDPVTSDEGVTRGRVRHGADPAVIAKGWRELAEAEGLSIRDLVIRFAAKHTFVGTPVQVAETINRYVQEDASDGFVIVGSTNPTGLDEFVDHVIPELQERGVYRTDYEPGATLRQTLGLPV is encoded by the coding sequence ATGACCCTCACCTCCGCGACCACCGCACCCACCCGCACCGAGCGCCCGATCAAGCAGGTTCACCTCGCCGCACACTTTCCCGGCGTCAACAACACCACGGTCTGGCGCGACAGCAACCAAGCCAGTCAGATCGCCTTCTCTTCGTTCCGGCACTTCGCCCAGAACGCCGAGCGCGGCAAGTTCGACTTCCTCTTCCTCGCAGAGGGCCTTCGGCTGCGCGAGCACAAGGGACTCATCCACGACCTCGACGTGGTGGGCCGTCCGAACACCCTCGCGGTGCTGGCCGGTATCGCCGCGGTCACCGAGCACATCGGCCTGGTCGGCACCTTGAGCACCACGTTCAACGAGCCCTACGAGCTCGCCCGGCAGCTGGCCAGTCTCGACCAGATCAGCCTGGGCCGGGCCGGCTGGAACATCGTGACCACCTCCGACGCCTTCCACGGCGAGAACTTCCGCCGGGGCGCCTACCTCGACCGGGGCGACCGGTACACCAGGGCCGAGGAGTTCGTTGAGGTCGCCCGTCGACTTTGGGATGCGTGGGCCCCGGATGCGATCACCGCCGACAAGGCTACCGGCGAGTTCCTCGCCGCCGACGCGCTCGGCCACGTCGACCACCACGGCCCGCAGTTCGACGTGACCGGGTTCGCCACGCTTCCGCGGTCCCCGCAGGGCAGCCCGGTGATCGTGCAGGCCGGCGACTCCGCCGATGGCCGTGACTTCGCCTCGCGCACCGCCGAGGTGATCTTCTCGTTGCACTCGGGGTTCGAAGACGGCCAGGCGTTCTACAGCGATGTGAAGGGCCGCCTGGCGGCCGTCGGGCGCCACCGGGATTCGCTCAAGATCCTGCCGGCGGCCACCTTCATCCTCGGCGACACCGAAGCGGATGCCAGGGAACGGTCCCGCGAGACTGCGCTGCTGCAGGTGAGCCCGCAGACCGCGATCGCATTCCTCGAACAGGTCTGGGGTACCGACCTGGGCGGCTACGATCCGGACGGTCCGCTCCCGGACATCGACCCGGTCACCAGCGACGAGGGCGTCACCCGCGGCCGGGTGAGACACGGCGCCGACCCGGCCGTCATCGCGAAGGGCTGGCGTGAGTTGGCCGAGGCCGAGGGTCTCAGCATCCGCGATCTGGTCATCCGCTTCGCTGCGAAGCACACCTTCGTGGGCACTCCAGTGCAGGTCGCGGAGACCATCAACCGCTACGTGCAGGAGGACGCCTCCGACGGCTTCGTGATCGTGGGCAGCACCAATCCCACCGGGCTCGACGAGTTCGTCGACCACGTGATCCCCGAGCTGCAGGAACGTGGCGTTTACCGCACCGACTACGAGCCCGGTGCGACCCTGCGCCAAACCCTCGGCCTGCCCGTCTGA